From a single Deltaproteobacteria bacterium genomic region:
- a CDS encoding helix-turn-helix transcriptional regulator, translated as MEMKRGFVNELARQAGISHSHVSNILCGRKRPRYKIASYLAGATGTEIYIWMEGTPYDIRSAIEEAEEKARLAREAAREEYYRSVIGDDDIPF; from the coding sequence ATGGAGATGAAAAGAGGATTCGTCAACGAGCTCGCAAGGCAGGCGGGAATTTCACACAGCCATGTTTCGAACATTCTTTGCGGAAGAAAGCGGCCCCGTTACAAGATCGCTTCCTATCTCGCAGGGGCGACAGGGACCGAAATCTACATTTGGATGGAAGGAACGCCTTACGATATTCGTAGCGCCATTGAGGAAGCGGAGGAGAAAGCCCGCCTTGCACGGGAGGCTGCCAGGGAAGAGTACTATCGCTCAGTGATAGGTGATGATGACATTCCCTTTTGA
- a CDS encoding peptidase C39 family protein has product MQMNPPQLYTWKQTRIYSCGPACLMTALHEFGKAELSEKTEMEIWRQVCNMIFMGSTPAYLARCAKSRGLSTKLWVKSRRGPSKSYGNTLFHRLLHSHLLRVYRKTATAYRKQGNEVSDYREESKILGELQSNPESKAIYLIADDDDVFHFILVRPFGGTLVVMDPAGSTNTPFMEDEFQDAYEPNMLGYCVLLCAATNLQIAAIL; this is encoded by the coding sequence ATGCAAATGAATCCGCCCCAGCTTTATACTTGGAAACAAACAAGGATTTATTCCTGCGGCCCGGCATGCCTGATGACGGCCCTTCATGAGTTCGGCAAAGCAGAGTTGTCGGAAAAAACTGAGATGGAGATTTGGAGGCAGGTCTGCAATATGATTTTCATGGGGTCCACCCCTGCCTACCTTGCCCGGTGTGCCAAAAGTCGCGGCCTTTCAACTAAGTTGTGGGTGAAATCGAGGCGAGGACCGTCAAAAAGTTACGGGAATACCCTCTTTCATCGCCTGCTGCACAGCCACCTTCTCCGCGTTTATCGAAAAACTGCCACGGCATACCGCAAACAGGGCAATGAGGTTTCTGATTACCGTGAAGAATCCAAGATTCTTGGGGAGTTACAGTCCAACCCGGAATCCAAGGCCATATACCTTATCGCCGACGATGATGATGTCTTTCATTTTATCCTGGTAAGGCCCTTCGGCGGCACGCTTGTAGTTATGGACCCGGCTGGGAGCACCAACACGCCTTTTATGGAAGATGAATTTCAGGACGCCTATGAACCGAACATGCTGGGTTATTGCGTTCTTCTTTGTGCGGCGACAAATCTTCAGATAGCCGCCATTTTATGA
- a CDS encoding M48 family metallopeptidase has product MSTRLDLGGIAVDVVLKNIKNIHLSVYPPTGSVRISAPLRMNIETIRVFAISKLGWIKRQQEKFRNQERETPREYLQRESHYVWGRRYLLTVAEGHQAPSVDLKHSQILLHVRPGTDDLKKEAIIEEWYRQQIKMAAPPIIAKWEPVMGVKVAHFFVQRMKTRWGSCNPKTRSIRLNTELAKKPAECFEYIVVHEMAHLLAPTHNARFVHIMDQFMPKWKFYKDQLNRLPVSHDDWEY; this is encoded by the coding sequence ATGTCAACAAGGCTTGATCTGGGCGGCATCGCTGTTGACGTGGTGCTCAAAAACATCAAAAATATTCATTTAAGCGTTTATCCGCCCACCGGAAGCGTGCGGATTTCCGCCCCGTTGCGCATGAATATAGAAACCATACGCGTCTTCGCCATTTCAAAATTAGGCTGGATCAAAAGACAGCAGGAGAAATTCCGTAATCAGGAGCGCGAAACCCCGCGCGAATATTTGCAGCGCGAAAGCCACTATGTTTGGGGCAGGCGTTATCTTTTGACGGTTGCCGAGGGCCATCAGGCCCCGTCAGTCGATTTGAAGCACAGCCAGATTTTACTGCATGTGCGCCCCGGAACGGATGATCTGAAAAAAGAGGCCATAATCGAGGAATGGTATCGCCAGCAGATCAAAATGGCCGCACCGCCTATTATCGCCAAGTGGGAGCCGGTTATGGGGGTTAAGGTCGCGCACTTTTTTGTGCAACGGATGAAAACCAGATGGGGAAGCTGCAACCCGAAAACCCGGAGCATCCGTTTAAACACCGAGCTTGCCAAAAAGCCCGCCGAGTGCTTTGAATATATCGTGGTGCATGAAATGGCGCATCTGCTTGCCCCAACCCACAACGCCCGCTTTGTCCATATTATGGATCAATTCATGCCAAAATGGAAATTTTACAAGGATCAGTTGAACCGCCTGCCGGTCAGCCATGATGATTGGGAGTATTGA